The following are encoded in a window of Bos indicus isolate NIAB-ARS_2022 breed Sahiwal x Tharparkar chromosome 21, NIAB-ARS_B.indTharparkar_mat_pri_1.0, whole genome shotgun sequence genomic DNA:
- the LOC109575784 gene encoding myeloid-associated differentiation marker-like, with amino-acid sequence MEVACVWECYKLKEIPCFVHTMPGLLKVLETFVACVIFAFLSNTSLYIDQPALEWCVAVYSICFILAAVAMLMDREEWENRLPISFPVFHLGLNLLSILLHFTALVLWLLYQFDEKYGGQPQQSSDVNCIDRTTHGMCAWEQRLAVAVLTAANLLTYMADLGYWAHQVSVGTGGQPTDS; translated from the coding sequence ATGGAAGTGGCCTGCGTATGGGAATGCTACAAGCTCAAGGAGATCCCCTGCTTCGTGCACACCATGCCAGGCCTGCTGAAGGTGCTGGAGACCTTTGTGGCCTGTGTTATCTTTGCCTTCCTCAGCAACACCTCCCTGTACATAGACCAGCCAGCCCTGGAGTGGTGCGTGGCCGTGTATTCCATCTGCTTCATCCTGGCAGCTGTGGCCATGCTGATGGACCGGGAAGAATGGGAGAACAGGCTGCCCATCTCCTTCCCCGTGTTTCATCTGGGACTGAACTTGCTGTCTATCCTCCTCCACTTCACTGCTCTGGTCCTCTGGCTGCTCTACCAGTTTGATGAGAAGTATGGCGGGCAGCCCCAGCAGTCCAGTGATGTGAACTGCATTGATAGAACTACCCACGGCATGTGCGCCTGGGAGCAGCGCCTGGCTGTGGCCGTCCTGACAGCCGCCAACCTGCTGACTTACATGGCCGACCTGGGGTACTGGGCCCACCAGGTTTCTGTAGGGACTGGGGGTCAACCCACAGACTCCTGA
- the LOC109575691 gene encoding myeloid-associated differentiation marker-like, with protein sequence MATRSTSTDQDYLALVWFCFRLLQLFSSCMAFWLVTSGFRKRGYGDVNIWAMLIWFLSLPISLIVVIVELCYIQSHFPFWYHMPLPEACFATHVCLSLFVVQSIQSLPFLPYDPFISRVNAALLFTQITGFLFGAELSCTWNCYKLKDLTCALYTTQGVLKVLEIFVACVIFTFISNTSRHPKEPAHEWCLAIYCICFTQAVVATLLNLGNWEYRLPIQLTLLSVLLYSTALVLWWLYPVNEAIEDKPEGFWVMYTLGLTHCSSLRDYRPAVAILTAINLLIYVADLVISAR encoded by the coding sequence ATGGCCACCAGGTCCACATCCACAGACCAGGACTACTTGGCCTTGGTGTGGTTCTGCTTCCGCCTGCTGCAGTTGTTCTCCAGCTGTATGGCCTTCTGGCTGGTGACTTCTGGCTTTCGGAAGAGGGGCTACGGGGACGTAAATATCTGGGCCATGCTCATCTGGTTCCTCTCTTTGCCCATAAGCCTCATCGTAGTCATAGTTGAATTGTGTTATATCCAGTCCCACTTTCCTTTCTGGTACCACATGCCCCTCCCAGAAGCCTGCTTCGCCACCCACGTCTGTCTCTCACTATTCGTCGTCCAGTCTATCCAGAGCCTCCCGTTTTTGCCTTATGACCCTTTCATAAGCCGGGTCAACGCTGCCCTATTATTCACCCAGATTACGGGTTTCCTTTTTGGTGCAGAACTGTCTTGCACGTGGAACTGCTACAAACTCAAAGACCTCACCTGTGCTCTGTACACCACGCAGGGCGTGCTGAAGGTGCTGGAGATTTTTGTGGCCTGTGTCATCTTCACCTTCATCAGCAACACCTCCCGGCACCCGAAGGAGCCAGCTCACGAGTGGTGTCTGGCCATCTATTGCATCTGCTTCACCCAGGCAGTTGTGGCCACGCTGCTGAACCTGGGCAACTGGGAGTACAGGCTGCCCATCCAGCTGACCCTGCTCTCCGTCCTCCTCTACTCCACTGCTTTGGTTCTCTGGTGGCTCTACCCAGTAAATGAGGCGATTGAGGACAAGCCCGAGGGATTCTGGGTCATGTACACGCTGGGGCTCACCCACTGCTCGAGCCTCAGGGACTATCGACCGGCTGTGGCCATCCTGACAGCCATCAACCTGCTGATTTATGTGGCCGACCTGGTGATCTCAGCCCGCTAG
- the LOC109575145 gene encoding myeloid-associated differentiation marker-like: MGYFLRTLQLLSTCVAISLVGSLDSWTVPTSTWSFVILCFCFVVTFIILIIESLALHYCFPFSWGDFLLCHACYLALFCLLVSIIYPATYVQFLFYTPSWDHAIAATAFCFISTVSYATEAIWILGWPQTGDFTGYTGSLPFLLKMLETLVACVILPFISNPSLYMDHPLLVSCVAVYSICFILGIVTILLNLANCENRLPISSSVFHLVLSLLSVLLYIGALVLWPLYQFDEKFGGQPERSRDVSCQHRLTNYVCVWDQRLAVAILTAINLLIYVADLVYWARQVSVGTEDQPGDS, translated from the coding sequence ATGGGCTACTTCCTGCGAACACTGCAGCTGCTCTCCACCTGCGTGGCCATCTCACTAGTGGGCAGCCTGGACAGCTGGACGGTGCCCACAAGTACCTGGTCCTTTGTTATCTTGTGCTTCTGCTTCGTGGTGACCTTCATCATCCTCATAATCGAATCACTGGCACTTCATTactgcttccccttctcctggGGGGACTTTCTCCTCTGCCATGCCTGCTACCTCGCCCTCTTCTGCCTCTTGGTCTCCATCATTTACCCCGCTACCTATGTCCAGTTTTTGTTTTACACCCCCTCCTGGGACCATGCCATCGCTGCTACTGCATTCTGCTTCATTTCTACTGTGTCTTATGCCACCGAAGCAATCTGGATCTTGGGCTGGCCCCAGACAGGTGATTTCACTGGCTATACAGGCAGCTTGCCATTCCTCCTCAAGATGCTAGAGACACTGGTGGCCTGTGTCATCTTACCCTTCATCAGCAATCCCTCCCTGTACATGGACCACCCATTGCTGGTGTCGTGCGTGGCCGTGTACTCCATCTGCTTCATCCTGGGGATCGTGACCATCCTGTTGAACCTGGCTAACTGTGAGAACCGGCTGCCCATCTCCTCCTCCGTGTTCCATCTGGTGCTGAGCCTGCTGTCTGTCCTTCTCTACATCGGTGCTCTGGTCCTCTGGCCACTCTACCAATTTGATGAAAAGTTTGGTGGGCAGCCCGAGAGGTCCAGGGATGTGAGCTGTCAACATAGACTTACCAACTATGTATGCGTCTGGGACCAGCGACTGGCTGTGGCCATCCTGACAGCCATCAACCTGCTGATTTACGTGGCCGACCTGGTGTACTGGGCTCGCCAGGTTTCTGTAGGGACTGAGGACCAGCCCGGGGACTCCTGA